GGGCTGGGCCGGAAggaacagaggaggaggaggagggggaataAACTCCGATTAGGTCCCTCATCCTTAACGTCGAATATGAATCTCGTCTTTGAATTGAACCGTTATCCTATATACTtcaagtcattctagcattttacacattcatattgatactatatatatctagattcattagcatcaatataaatatgagaaatgctagaatgacttacattgtaaaacggagggagtagtacttagGGAAAGTACTATAAGCCCCTTCATGTTGCCTCTAAATTTACCACATAAGATTAGGTGATGAGTTGGAGGAGAGAAGTTAGGAGAGAAAGAATGAGCCACCCCTCATACAAGAGGCAACATCCATACAATCTCCAATAAAAATATAAGATGAGAATGAGCCACCCCTCATGCAAGTGGCAATCTCCCACACAATCTCCAATAAAAATATAAGATGATGTGGGAGTAAACTAATATTGGGGTTTGTGTACTAGAGGTGACATGTTGTACTTGTTACCTCTTAATTAATGAGAAGATAACATGGTTTAAATTAGATGTGGCACTCACCTCcactataaaacttgcccttatatagttcatcgccactaagtgtagttaatgctatttctctcttctctcattaagccacatcaccctaattatttctagcctttaaatgatagatctatggttcaaattgtcACTTCTTTATTCTCTCATAAAACCatgcaatctcaattatttttagactCAAAATTGTACTatcaatttgttttagttttgataatcatattatatcttatttgtacatattatgcAACTTAATTTTCCGCAGCAACGCGGCGGGGTATTCATCTAGTATCAGGTATAACACGTCCCTCGATCTACACCATCGGTGTACTCGTGGTTATAGACAATATAGTCattggttttggctgatgtgacGGCTAAGGCTCTGTTCTTTTGGTTgagttgggaacccatccctccggtacggaaaacgaagcagtccattagcacgtgattaattaattatttgctatttttttttcaaaaatggatcaatataattttttaagcaactttcgtatataaactttttgcaaaaaacacaccgtttagcagtttgaaaaacgtgcgcacggaaaatgagatgggggagttgggaactccaGGAAACGAACAGAGCCTAAGTCATCATGACCTCACATGTCaacttcctcctcttctctctctcatctcccaACTTTCTTCTTCATTCTCCGTCCCACCGCCGTGCCGGGCATAGCCCGGATCCTActccctctccgcctcctccctgaCATGACAACCCATCCTCCGCGCCAGTAGCCCAACATCGCCAAGGCTCGACCTCTCCTACCCCAGGCACCTCTCCGTCTCGCGAAAGTGCCGCCTTGGGCCTACCTCGCCACCTTCTACTCTATCCCAAGACAATGCAACGCCGGGCTCGCCCCGTCACCTCCTACTTCATCCCACGACAACGCTGTGTTGGGCCCGTCCCACCACCTCTTCGGCGGATTGGTATGCGAGGTTTTGAGATTGGTGGTGCTTGTCTGGTCATGCATCAAAAGCTGCCGCCGCGGCGTGACAAGGAGCGGGATGGCTTGCTGGGATGAGAGATGAGCAGGACGAAGGTTATTACCATTAGCAATCTAGATCCGATGGAGGAGTTCCCGCTGGTGACACCGACGCTCAGTTTTTGGGAGTTCTAGCATCTTGGCACGTTCCGGGGAGTGAGCCCCTTCTCCCCGCTGTTCGACACCGATAGCAGCGTCACTACCTTCACTCCCCCTCGCGCCTGCCGACGAGGACAACATAGATGGGGTGGAGATGCCCAATCGTGGCGGTGGCCTCGAGTTGAGCCCCATGCACCGCGACTAGTGCACCTCTCTCCCTGTATCCCATTGGCCCGCCGCCCAGGAGGctgagaagagaggagagggggaaagaggaaaagaaagctaggaggggagagagaggggagaggaggatgatgctaacatgtggggcccacgatgATTTAGCCAGCATGTTAGCCAGCCTATGACCTCGGGTACATCGTTATTGTAAGTTGAGAGACATGCTATATTTGGTATTGCAGTTTAaagatgaaattcaaattcgaGGTTAAGACGAGGGACCTAAAGAGAACTTATTTCGTGGGAGGGCTGGAAGTGAAGAAGACTCGTGTGGATGATGGGCTGATGGGCCGGCCAAATGGATGGAACATTTGGGTAGGGGGGCATTTTCGTTCaaagtttatatttgtaaaagaaaaacctCTAGTCCCTCGAAGGGgtgaaaaatggaaaataaatCCAGTTTATGAGTTTAATCCATTTCCATATGAGAAATGAAAAGGACAAATTCAGACATGAATAGTAGCAATACTATTCATTTGCTGATCTTTTTTAAGTAGTTTACGTATATGCTATgaatgttgtcaatttttttagaatttttaacaactATTTGGATGAACAGTGTTATCTTTAAATGATGAGGGAAATATAGGTTAACTTTCTCCATTGCAGTGTTGACCACAGGTACTATTTCACTGCTAATGTTAGGTGGCATGACAGCATCAGAAGGGACTTGAATAATGGCATGATCATTGCGAATGACCATCCAACCCTAATTTCTTGGACCAAAAAAACAGCTAATTTAGCGCCCACATGTAGATAAACAAAAGCTTAACCGGGCCACAAACTACTCACTGCCAACGCTCATGCTGCACGCTTAATGTATTATAGCCATGCGAAGAAGTTTCAGTCGATCAGAAACACTCAAGTGGGCATATTCAGATTCTTCAGCAATCCATCTGTAAATTCATTCAAAAAACCAAATCAATGTCCTTTCCAGTCTGGTCTTGTGTTTGAATTAATGTCATGCTCTGATCATATCATGCAACCCCATatatggatggatcgatcgggAGCTCGTAGTAATCATGCGTGATCTGATGAATATTTTATGGATGCAATGCATAATTTGCCGTTTTGTTCAGCAACAGTGTCACACTGTCACTGTCCTTGGCTAGATCCAGACTCCAGCGTTGCTTGCTGCAAGCTGCTCCTCTTGAATGTGAGAGTGAGAGTTCGTCAGAAGATGACAGAATTCGGGGTTAATTTCAGTTGGTTTTTACTGACGACGTGCTacggccgagtttagttccaaaatttttcttcaaacttccaacttttccatcacatcaaaactttcctacacacacaaacttctaacttttccattgtgtcgttccaatttcaactaaacttctaattttggcatgaactaaacacaccaatTGATCTACCAATGCTGATTCTTAGTACAGTTCAGTGTTAATCATGTGCAAAGTAAAGGAATTTGGCCAATTTTGTTCCGTGTTTGAAACATTTTTCTGATCAATCTGCATCTCTCTGGGGCTGGTGAGCATGCGAAAAACGAAGAGACATGCATGGCCCAGAGTGACAGAACAAGTTTCAACTTTGCGAACCAAActaattttccttttctttttgagcAATTCtaaaccttttctttttaatttccaCGTTCTTATCGCCATCGACTCTACCTTATTAGTTCAATTATGCATGGaaaatcatggctgcacttaaaatggaacggagggagtactttattaGTTCAATTTTTAATTGAATTTACACACCATTTAATCTATTCATGAATCATGATAGGTTTCACTATATATTACTGCCAAAGTGGATCAGACTGACAAGCAACAAGCAGCTGCAGCTTAACTCGCACGTGTGGAATTAGGGAGCTAGCTAGAGCTCGAGCTGATCGGCAATGGCGGGCTCCGACCACCACCCCGGCGGCCGGGACGGCGCGCCGCTGGTGTTCGACGAGCTCCGGTGGGTGATCCAGATCCGGCGCTCCCTccaggaggacggcggcgacgacgacgacgacaacggcaTCCCGGTGTCCGTGTTCAACGTGCCCAAGCAGCTGCAGGCGCACAAGCCGGAGGCGTACGTGCCGCAGTTCATCGCGCTGGGGCCGTACCACCATTGGCGGCCGGAGCTGTACGAGATGGAGCGATacaagctcgccgccgcgcggcgcgcccAGAGGCACCTCCGCGAGGGCGTCAAGCTCGAGCACCTCGTCGAACAGTTCGCGCGCGCGGAGCGCAAGGTCAGGGCGCACTACCACCGCTACCTCGACTTCAGCGGCGAGACGCTGGCGTGGATGATGGTCGTCGACGGCGCGTTCCTGCTCGAGTTCTTGCAGAtcttcgccgccgcggaggccgccgccagcggcggcggagggaagcCGGAGCTGAGGAGGGTGTCGTCGAGGATGGCGCACCTGGTGGACTTCGCCGGGAGGAAGTCGGCGCACAACCTCATCCTCCGCGACATGCTCATGCTCGAGAACCAGATCccgctcttcctcctccgcaagctcctcgaGCCGCAGTGCTCGTCGGCGGAGGAGGCCAGCGAGCTGCTCGGGCGGATGGTCACCGGCCTCATGAAGGAGCTCTGCCCCTTCAAGATGATGGACAACTTCCCGGCCATCGACGTCGCCAAGCACGCCcacctcctcgagctcctctaCCACCTGCTCGTCCCGAAGCCatccgacgacgccgccgccgccgccgacggccacGACGAGGGCTACGACATCGAGGAGCAgccggtggacggcggcggcggcggcggcgaggagaagcAGCAATCCGCCGGGTGCGAGTACGTGAAGCAGCTGCTCGCCGCGGTGTGGGGCATCGTGTCGAGCCTCAAGAGCGGGCCGATGCAGTACGTGGCGAAGCCGATCTCGTTCGCCGTCAAGGCGCCATGGAAGATGCTCACCGTGGTCCCGGGCTTCTCGGCGATGAAGCACCCAGTGGAGTCCTTCTTcatgtccggcggcggcggcgacccgtcgtcgtcgtcgacggcggcggggcaggACCACCACCACGCGATCAGCCGGCCACCGCTGATCGAGGAGATCATGATCCCGTCAGtcaccgagctcgccgccgccggcgtccagtTCGCGCCGACGAACGGCGACGCCACCACGGTCTCGTTCGACGCCAAGACGGCGACGCTGCACCTCCCCGTGGTGACGCTTGACGGCAGCACGACGGAGGTGGTGCTCCGCAACCTGGTCGCCTacgaggcgtcggcggcgacggggccgCTGGTGCTCGCCCGGTACACGGAGCTGATGAACGGCATCATCGACACCGGCGAGGAcgtggcggcgctgcggcggcgaggggtggtGCTGAACCGGATGAagagcgacggcgaggcggcgaggctGTGGAACGGGATGAGCAGGTCGGTGAGGCTGACGAAGGTGGCGGCCATggacgcggcggtggagggggtgAACCGGTACCACGGCGCGCGGTGGCGGGTGAAGGCGAGGCGGTTCATGCGGCGCTACGTGTTCGGCTCGTGGCAGCTGCtcaccttcctcgccgccgtcctcatgCTGCTGCTCACCACGCTGCAGGCCTTCTGCTCGGTCTACACCTGCTCGCGGTGgttcggcgccgtcgccgtcgcgccgccgccgtagcgcggcggcgactgcgaGCGATCGACGTGGTTggttggtttgttttttttggatttgatTGCATGCGTTTGGGTTTTGGGATTTTGCTGCTATACAAGTGTACATGTGCGATTTGGATTTTGTGtgtatttaatgattttttttgttttgttttggggaTTAATTTATACTTGTATATTTGTACTTTGGTTGTACTTGGATAGATACAATGCAAGTTTGGTGAGAAGTAATTTTGTGATTAATTCCGCACCTATAGAAAATCATGATATAGGGAAGGTTTTTGTCCAATTATTTCATGGTGGCAtcctaaattttatttctaacaattagggcccctttgaatcgcagggtagaaaaaatggaggaataggaaaaacataggattctgacaggaattgaagtgtaaaacagaggattgcaaaacacaggaatggtcgtttgattggagcgcaggaaaaacgcaggaatcagatgagagagatagactcaaaggaaattttccaagaggttggagctcttgctaaatttcctccaaaatctacatgcaatgtgtcattccataggaatttcataggatttggaaagcttcaatcctttgaatcaaagggccaaataggaaaatttcctataggatttgaatcttatgaaattcctacataaatcctttgattcaaaggggcccttagtagCAAGGAGGAACTCACCTATGTACGTATTCACTATATCCAAAACTTCAGTTAAAGAAAAACTATATCCAAAACCAAACTAGTGATGGAAAGGGGTTAATCCAAAAATAATACCTCCGTCGgtccgtcccataataattgtatttctaatattcaaatttgtcctaaaatagtTGTCACAATATAGTACCAATTGTTCCATTAATCACTTTTGATTTGAATTCCTCTCTATTCTATCCTCAACCACCACCACACACTTACCTATACACTATTTAATGAGAAGCACAATAGTCTTTATTCTCAAATCTTAATATATACTAAACAATctagaattacaattattttgggac
The Oryza sativa Japonica Group chromosome 6, ASM3414082v1 DNA segment above includes these coding regions:
- the LOC4340302 gene encoding putative UPF0481 protein At3g02645, which produces MAGSDHHPGGRDGAPLVFDELRWVIQIRRSLQEDGGDDDDDNGIPVSVFNVPKQLQAHKPEAYVPQFIALGPYHHWRPELYEMERYKLAAARRAQRHLREGVKLEHLVEQFARAERKVRAHYHRYLDFSGETLAWMMVVDGAFLLEFLQIFAAAEAAASGGGGKPELRRVSSRMAHLVDFAGRKSAHNLILRDMLMLENQIPLFLLRKLLEPQCSSAEEASELLGRMVTGLMKELCPFKMMDNFPAIDVAKHAHLLELLYHLLVPKPSDDAAAAADGHDEGYDIEEQPVDGGGGGGEEKQQSAGCEYVKQLLAAVWGIVSSLKSGPMQYVAKPISFAVKAPWKMLTVVPGFSAMKHPVESFFMSGGGGDPSSSSTAAGQDHHHAISRPPLIEEIMIPSVTELAAAGVQFAPTNGDATTVSFDAKTATLHLPVVTLDGSTTEVVLRNLVAYEASAATGPLVLARYTELMNGIIDTGEDVAALRRRGVVLNRMKSDGEAARLWNGMSRSVRLTKVAAMDAAVEGVNRYHGARWRVKARRFMRRYVFGSWQLLTFLAAVLMLLLTTLQAFCSVYTCSRWFGAVAVAPPP